One Prolixibacteraceae bacterium DNA segment encodes these proteins:
- the sucD gene encoding succinate--CoA ligase subunit alpha — protein sequence MSILIDKKTRVIVQGITGRDGAFHTQKMRSYGTNIVAGVSPGKGGTEVDGIPVFNTMKEAVKETSADTSIIFVPARFAPDAMIEASEAGIKLVIAISEGVPVIDMLRVKKALKKNDTHLIGPNCPGLISPGRSMIGILPTNIFKEGRVGLISRSGTLTYEMVDQLTRNDIGQSTCIGIGGDPIAGLYYEELLEMFEKDPETDLVVLIGEIGGDAEERAASYIKSNMTKPVVAFFAGQTAPVGKQMGHAGAIISSGSGTAQDKIKCFEKHLIPVAKEPEEIPMLVKKILQS from the coding sequence ATAAAAAGACACGAGTAATCGTTCAGGGGATCACTGGACGAGATGGTGCTTTCCATACCCAAAAGATGCGCAGTTATGGGACCAATATTGTTGCTGGAGTTTCCCCAGGGAAAGGAGGAACAGAGGTAGATGGAATCCCTGTTTTCAACACAATGAAGGAGGCTGTGAAAGAGACCTCTGCAGATACCTCTATCATATTTGTTCCTGCACGGTTTGCTCCTGACGCCATGATTGAAGCTTCTGAAGCAGGAATTAAATTAGTTATTGCCATCTCGGAAGGAGTTCCTGTTATCGATATGCTAAGAGTAAAAAAAGCACTTAAAAAGAATGACACCCATTTGATTGGACCAAACTGTCCAGGATTGATCTCACCAGGTAGATCGATGATAGGGATTTTGCCAACCAACATATTTAAAGAGGGGCGCGTTGGTCTTATCAGTCGTAGTGGAACACTTACTTATGAGATGGTAGATCAACTTACAAGAAATGATATTGGTCAGAGTACCTGTATTGGTATCGGAGGAGACCCTATTGCAGGTCTCTATTATGAAGAACTGCTAGAGATGTTTGAGAAAGACCCAGAGACCGATCTTGTCGTACTTATAGGTGAGATTGGAGGGGATGCAGAAGAGCGTGCTGCTAGTTATATCAAATCGAATATGACGAAACCAGTGGTTGCCTTCTTTGCTGGACAGACAGCACCTGTAGGGAAACAGATGGGACATGCTGGAGCGATTATTTCGAGTGGAAGTGGAACGGCACAAGATAAGATCAAATGTTTTGAAAAGCATCTTATCCCCGTAGCCAAAGAGCCAGAAGAGATACCAATGTTGGTAAAGAAGATATTACAATCATAA
- a CDS encoding TonB-dependent receptor produces the protein MKLSLLTLFLSFLLYSYNLTAQTNNGVFKGRVVDVKTNQPLSFASVQIVDTNNGDVTNEDGVFLIKNISPGYHAIKVSILGYKTFISDALLVTNARATFLDVSLYPTLVGVDEVVVRPSLFKEKPEAPIAFRSIPIEEIERNPGGNRDISKVIQSYPGVGASVSYRNDLIVRGGGPSENRFYLDGVEIPTINHFTTQGASGGPTGILNVDFIREVNFFSGSYPANLGMPLSSVLSFEQKDGNTDKMKYRATIGASDLALTADGPISDKTTLVVSARRSYLQFLFQLLELPFLPTYNDIQFKLKHKFDSKNELTLIGIGAYDDLVLNEEANETEEQRYILGNIPTNKQWSYTVGAVYKHFTDYGFSAFILSNDRLNNHADKYLDNIETPENLNLDYDSYEMNTRFRYENHLFHNNMKLVTGVSLENVDYYNDSFQREYLGDQVVDYVYKTNLNYWKYGLFAQLNDKFFDQQLELSLGLRIDGSTYASYMNNPLKQFAPRFAVKYNVSDKWSLNGYLSRLYMLPVNTTLGYKDLDDNLVNRENKIQYIHSDQIGAGIVVRPDENTLFSLEGFLKYYDKYPFSVEDSISTASQGGDYGVVGTEEVTSDSKGRAYGMEALYRNSDLFGFNVTASYTFFYSEFQDYKLDYIASSWDVRHILALTVLKNLPKEWSIGMKYRYQGGAPYTPYNLQKSSLKEAWDVQGQGYLDYAAFNTNRLDAFSQLDLRVDKAWYYNKWTLMLYVDIQNVLASATDTPEVLVQSTDENGVPLTDPNDPTRYQLKYLDTSSGNMIPTIGIMVEF, from the coding sequence ATGAAACTATCTTTACTAACTCTCTTTCTCTCTTTTTTACTTTACTCTTACAACCTCACAGCTCAAACAAACAATGGAGTCTTTAAAGGACGAGTTGTCGATGTGAAGACAAATCAGCCTCTTTCATTTGCTTCGGTTCAAATTGTTGACACCAACAATGGGGATGTAACCAATGAAGATGGAGTATTTTTAATCAAGAATATATCTCCAGGCTATCATGCAATAAAGGTGAGCATTCTCGGATATAAAACTTTTATATCCGATGCACTTCTTGTGACCAATGCAAGAGCCACCTTTTTGGATGTCTCTTTATATCCTACTTTAGTCGGGGTGGATGAGGTGGTGGTGCGTCCTTCTCTATTCAAAGAGAAACCCGAAGCTCCTATTGCCTTTCGTTCTATACCCATAGAGGAGATTGAAAGAAATCCAGGTGGAAATAGAGACATTTCTAAAGTGATTCAGTCCTATCCTGGTGTTGGAGCTTCAGTTTCTTATAGAAACGATCTGATTGTCAGGGGAGGAGGTCCGTCAGAGAATCGGTTCTACCTAGATGGAGTAGAAATCCCTACCATTAATCACTTTACGACACAGGGCGCTTCTGGTGGACCTACAGGAATTCTAAATGTGGATTTTATTCGGGAGGTGAACTTCTTTTCAGGGTCTTATCCCGCAAATTTAGGGATGCCATTAAGTTCGGTTTTATCATTTGAACAAAAAGATGGAAACACAGATAAAATGAAATATCGTGCAACCATTGGTGCTTCTGATCTCGCTTTAACTGCCGATGGTCCTATAAGCGATAAAACCACTTTGGTTGTTTCTGCACGTCGTTCCTATCTTCAATTTCTCTTTCAGCTACTCGAACTGCCATTCCTTCCCACATATAATGATATTCAATTTAAGCTAAAACATAAATTCGATAGTAAAAATGAATTGACTCTAATAGGAATTGGTGCTTATGATGATTTGGTGTTAAATGAAGAAGCAAATGAAACCGAAGAGCAGAGATATATCCTTGGTAACATTCCTACCAATAAACAGTGGAGCTACACTGTTGGAGCGGTATATAAGCACTTTACTGATTATGGTTTTAGTGCTTTTATCTTAAGCAATGATCGATTAAACAACCATGCCGATAAATATCTCGATAATATCGAAACCCCAGAGAATCTAAATCTAGATTATGACTCTTATGAGATGAATACTCGTTTTCGATATGAGAACCATCTCTTTCACAACAATATGAAGCTTGTAACAGGAGTCTCTTTAGAGAACGTCGATTACTATAATGATTCTTTTCAAAGAGAATATTTGGGTGACCAAGTGGTAGACTATGTCTATAAGACCAATCTAAATTATTGGAAATATGGCCTCTTTGCTCAGTTAAATGATAAGTTTTTTGACCAACAGTTAGAGCTGTCTTTAGGTTTGCGTATAGATGGATCTACCTATGCATCCTATATGAACAATCCATTGAAACAGTTTGCTCCGAGGTTCGCTGTAAAATATAATGTTTCCGATAAATGGAGTTTGAATGGATATTTGTCTCGACTATATATGCTCCCTGTAAACACTACCCTAGGTTATAAAGATCTAGATGACAATTTAGTGAATAGAGAGAATAAGATACAATATATCCATTCTGACCAGATCGGTGCAGGTATTGTTGTACGTCCCGATGAAAATACCCTCTTTTCATTAGAAGGGTTCCTTAAGTATTACGACAAATACCCATTTTCAGTAGAAGATTCCATATCCACTGCCAGCCAAGGAGGAGATTATGGTGTGGTCGGAACAGAAGAGGTCACCTCTGACTCTAAAGGTCGTGCCTATGGAATGGAAGCTCTTTATCGTAATAGCGATCTCTTTGGATTTAATGTGACTGCTTCCTATACATTCTTCTATTCCGAATTTCAAGACTATAAGTTAGATTATATAGCATCCTCTTGGGATGTGAGACATATTCTCGCTTTAACTGTGTTAAAGAATCTTCCCAAAGAGTGGTCTATTGGTATGAAATATCGTTATCAAGGCGGGGCTCCTTATACCCCATACAACTTGCAAAAATCTTCGTTAAAGGAGGCTTGGGATGTACAAGGGCAAGGGTACTTAGATTATGCTGCATTCAACACTAATAGATTAGATGCATTTTCTCAGTTAGACCTACGTGTGGATAAGGCTTGGTACTATAATAAATGGACTTTAATGTTATACGTTGATATCCAGAATGTTTTAGCCTCTGCTACAGATACCCCAGAGGTTTTAGTTCAAAGTACGGATGAAAATGGAGTCCCTTTGACAGATCCAAACGATCCTACTCGATACCAACTTAAATACCTAGATACCTCTTCTGGAAACATGATTCCAACCATCGGTATTATGGTGGAATTTTAG
- a CDS encoding Na+/H+ antiporter NhaC family protein produces MNNTFKSNRWALLPIILFLILYLTSSLVSGDFYKMPLIISFLVAAFCAIAMNRKRSIEEKIESFVKGMGDKNIMMMVFIFLLAGCFAATAKAVGAVDATVNVGLHFLPPNIMLAGVFIISCFIALSVGTSLGTILALAPMAVSLSEKGGIAIALALGAIVGGAMFGDNLSLISDTTIAASRTQGCRMKDKFRMNFKIVVPAAIISIIIYACCNVTSEIAPTTFTFKQLGLVLPYLFVLVSALAGMNVIFVLLLGTVFAGVMGLAYGKLDIWLWLKTMSDGALGMSEIIIISMIVGGIVEIIRINGGIEFLLETIGKRANGKKGAELGIALLVSLVNVFTANNTIAIIMSGPIVKDIASAYDISPKRAASIMDTFSCFVQGLLPYGAQILAAVTLVGLERVTPLDLMQYLYYPYLMGASALLSILFQWPVEKRS; encoded by the coding sequence ATGAATAACACATTTAAATCTAATAGATGGGCTCTTTTACCTATCATATTATTCTTAATACTATATCTAACGTCATCTTTAGTATCTGGAGATTTCTATAAGATGCCACTAATCATCTCTTTTTTAGTCGCAGCCTTTTGTGCGATTGCAATGAATCGAAAGAGATCTATCGAAGAGAAAATCGAGTCTTTTGTAAAAGGGATGGGAGATAAGAACATCATGATGATGGTGTTTATCTTTCTATTGGCAGGTTGTTTTGCTGCAACAGCAAAGGCGGTGGGAGCAGTGGACGCTACGGTAAATGTTGGTCTGCATTTTCTTCCTCCGAACATTATGCTTGCTGGGGTATTTATCATCTCATGCTTTATTGCTCTCTCTGTTGGAACCTCTTTAGGTACGATATTAGCTCTTGCCCCAATGGCCGTCTCATTATCCGAAAAAGGAGGTATTGCGATAGCTCTTGCTTTAGGTGCTATTGTTGGTGGTGCCATGTTTGGAGATAATCTATCCCTAATATCCGACACAACCATTGCTGCATCGAGAACACAAGGTTGTCGAATGAAAGATAAGTTTCGTATGAACTTCAAGATTGTAGTTCCTGCAGCGATCATATCTATTATAATTTATGCTTGTTGTAATGTTACTTCAGAGATTGCTCCAACCACTTTTACCTTTAAGCAATTAGGATTGGTTCTTCCTTACCTATTCGTTCTTGTCTCTGCACTAGCTGGGATGAATGTGATATTTGTACTCTTATTGGGAACTGTTTTTGCGGGTGTTATGGGACTTGCTTATGGTAAGTTAGATATCTGGTTGTGGCTTAAAACAATGAGTGATGGAGCCTTAGGAATGTCAGAGATTATTATCATTTCAATGATTGTCGGGGGTATTGTTGAGATAATACGAATAAATGGAGGTATTGAATTTCTTCTAGAAACCATTGGGAAAAGAGCGAATGGGAAAAAAGGAGCTGAGTTGGGCATTGCTCTTCTTGTAAGTCTAGTCAATGTCTTCACTGCGAACAACACCATTGCGATTATCATGTCTGGGCCTATTGTGAAGGATATTGCATCCGCATATGATATCTCTCCTAAGCGTGCAGCATCTATTATGGATACATTCTCATGTTTTGTTCAAGGACTTCTTCCGTATGGAGCACAGATATTGGCTGCAGTAACTTTAGTGGGATTAGAGCGTGTCACACCGTTAGATTTAATGCAATATCTTTACTATCCATATTTAATGGGTGCTTCTGCATTATTGTCTATTCTATTCCAATGGCCTGTTGAAAAGAGATCTTAA
- a CDS encoding sulfatase-like hydrolase/transferase, which yields MKMQTFAALGVFFAFSATASMASFKKATKRPNVLFILTDDQHREEFNFLKEGRNNDGSKKSLSPTIDRLANEGVIFNQQHVVGAICTPSRFSILTGRYPSTAQNIGFKRLLEKKKQANVTFNIGITNNDYNISKALNDAGYYTGGVGKNHVIQGDESRKHARHRIPKKGYKKQNEILENIYKDQIAVYKEVGFDYAASIYPGNLPGFLPKELLFHNTDWIVKGALDFLDMAEKEHGDEPFFLYFATTVSHGPAKYGTKYIGDRRASAKGWLDKPVDVLPSQESIKKRVQDAHVRKVSTDALWLDDAVNALVSKIEKMGELDNTIIVFLTDHGVEHGKFTCYEGGTKTASFYYGPKFFKGHRKLSVLTSNVDFAPTILDLCKVPLDRSAHINGKSIKPILDGKDVTIHDHLYHEVGATRAILKDHWKYIAFRKPQWVQNITHEQRVGLAKKGIDPNAPFTHTCDQPGGRGGESPAIKFYPNYYDADQLYNLSEDSTEQHNLAKDPTYVAKLKEMKALLAKEVKQLPGTFAEFTK from the coding sequence ATGAAAATGCAAACATTTGCTGCTTTAGGTGTGTTTTTTGCATTTTCAGCAACTGCTTCTATGGCAAGCTTTAAAAAAGCAACAAAACGCCCTAATGTACTTTTTATTTTAACGGATGATCAACATCGAGAAGAGTTCAATTTCTTGAAAGAGGGTAGAAATAATGATGGAAGTAAGAAGAGTCTCTCTCCAACTATTGACAGATTGGCTAATGAGGGTGTCATATTTAACCAGCAGCATGTCGTTGGTGCTATTTGTACCCCTTCTAGATTCTCAATTTTAACTGGACGTTATCCTTCAACAGCTCAAAATATCGGTTTTAAACGTTTGCTAGAGAAGAAGAAGCAAGCCAATGTAACTTTCAATATTGGAATTACAAACAATGATTACAATATTTCGAAAGCACTTAATGATGCTGGCTACTATACTGGTGGGGTAGGTAAAAATCATGTGATTCAAGGGGATGAATCGAGAAAACATGCCCGACATCGTATTCCCAAGAAGGGGTATAAAAAACAGAATGAAATTCTTGAAAACATATACAAAGATCAAATTGCAGTTTATAAGGAGGTCGGATTTGATTATGCAGCATCTATATACCCTGGTAATCTTCCTGGCTTCTTGCCCAAGGAACTTCTTTTTCACAATACGGATTGGATTGTAAAAGGAGCACTTGATTTCTTAGACATGGCGGAAAAAGAACATGGGGATGAGCCGTTCTTTCTCTATTTTGCCACAACAGTATCGCATGGTCCTGCCAAATATGGAACAAAATATATCGGGGATAGGAGAGCTTCTGCTAAAGGCTGGTTAGATAAACCCGTTGATGTTTTGCCTTCTCAGGAGAGTATTAAGAAAAGAGTGCAAGATGCACATGTTCGTAAAGTATCTACCGATGCATTGTGGCTTGATGATGCAGTAAATGCATTGGTCTCTAAAATTGAAAAGATGGGAGAACTAGACAATACGATCATAGTATTTCTAACAGATCATGGAGTGGAACATGGAAAATTTACATGTTACGAAGGAGGAACGAAGACTGCGTCATTCTATTATGGTCCTAAATTCTTCAAAGGGCATCGAAAACTAAGTGTATTGACCTCCAATGTAGATTTTGCTCCAACGATACTAGATCTCTGTAAAGTGCCATTAGATAGAAGTGCTCATATAAATGGGAAAAGTATCAAGCCTATTTTGGATGGAAAAGATGTAACGATCCATGACCATCTATATCATGAAGTTGGTGCTACCCGTGCTATTCTTAAAGACCATTGGAAATATATTGCTTTCAGAAAGCCCCAATGGGTCCAAAATATTACCCATGAGCAAAGAGTTGGACTCGCAAAAAAAGGAATCGATCCCAATGCGCCTTTTACCCATACTTGTGATCAACCTGGAGGCCGTGGAGGGGAGTCTCCAGCAATTAAATTTTACCCAAATTATTATGATGCGGATCAATTATATAATCTATCTGAAGATTCCACAGAACAGCACAACCTAGCGAAAGATCCTACGTATGTTGCCAAACTAAAGGAGATGAAGGCTCTTTTGGCTAAAGAGGTCAAGCAACTTCCTGGAACTTTTGCCGAATTTACTAAGTAG
- a CDS encoding alpha/beta hydrolase, with translation MYLNINRRNYCVEEYGEGEVLLLLHGYMESKKAFSSIKDKLGLQYRVIAVDLPGHGDAGEVDTPFSFDELAADMVMLLDYLKIEGRVHFAGHSMGGYVGQAMAAFYPNTLKSLNLIHSATWAASNEYKKLKEREKKFVLKGKASSIARISIPESFAPNNRERLRPIIDAMIDDSKIMSQTSLVHIIDAMKERQSWFHLVNCYPIPVHIIAGKYDQVAPLNKLKEDLPNWRNSHMTVLENSGHHGFIEEPEVFLYQLNQFTTQIDAHWKERQKAKEGKKGMSNDSIKTDE, from the coding sequence TTGTATTTAAATATAAACCGTCGCAATTATTGCGTTGAAGAGTATGGTGAAGGAGAAGTACTTCTTTTACTTCACGGGTATATGGAATCGAAAAAAGCTTTTTCTAGTATTAAAGATAAACTAGGATTGCAATATAGGGTCATTGCAGTGGACCTACCAGGGCATGGTGATGCAGGCGAAGTAGACACCCCATTTAGTTTCGATGAGCTTGCTGCAGATATGGTCATGCTATTAGATTACCTCAAGATTGAAGGGAGAGTTCATTTTGCAGGACACTCTATGGGAGGATATGTTGGACAAGCAATGGCTGCCTTCTACCCAAATACTTTGAAATCTCTGAATCTTATCCATAGCGCAACATGGGCTGCTAGCAATGAATACAAGAAACTGAAAGAACGAGAGAAAAAGTTTGTCTTAAAAGGAAAAGCTTCTAGCATCGCACGAATATCAATTCCTGAAAGTTTTGCCCCAAACAACAGAGAACGACTAAGGCCAATAATTGATGCAATGATCGATGATTCAAAAATAATGTCACAAACATCATTGGTACATATTATCGATGCAATGAAAGAGAGACAATCTTGGTTTCATTTAGTAAATTGTTATCCTATTCCAGTACATATTATCGCAGGAAAATATGATCAGGTGGCACCACTAAACAAGTTAAAGGAGGACCTTCCAAACTGGCGAAATAGTCATATGACAGTTCTTGAAAACTCAGGACATCATGGATTCATTGAAGAACCAGAAGTCTTTTTATATCAACTAAACCAATTTACGACGCAAATTGATGCCCATTGGAAAGAGCGTCAAAAAGCAAAAGAGGGTAAAAAAGGGATGTCGAATGACAGTATAAAGACCGATGAATAA